One region of Diabrotica undecimpunctata isolate CICGRU chromosome 6, icDiaUnde3, whole genome shotgun sequence genomic DNA includes:
- the LOC140442926 gene encoding uncharacterized protein, producing the protein MIKLLLAFHLLHHAFVYSIDCFKCISVNNDFVPCEDPFHHNFTNDIYQSPCMGGKKGRDGLFPATSCIKIAGIFDDTEDAIVVRGCALDSGSLTTDTEIVRMSHCGSFYYENRYVRGCVQSCNDADGCNKGAQEKFNSWTILLSMFLAKSLSIML; encoded by the exons ATGATAAAGTTACTGCTGGCTTTTCATTTGCTACACCATGCTTTTG TATATTCCATCGACTGTTTTAAATGTATATCAGTAAACAACGATTTTGTACCTTGTGAAGACCCGTTTCATCATAACTTCACAAATGATATTTATCAATCACCTTGTATGGGCGGTAAAAAAGGGCGAGATGGACTGTTTCCTGCTACTTCTTGTATAAAAATAGCCGGCATATTTG ATGACACCGAAGATGCAATTGTTGTGCGTGGATGTGCCTTAGATAGCGGATCCTTAACTACCGATACTGAGATTGTCAGAATGTCGCATTGTGGCAGCTTTTATTATGAAAATAG GTACGTAAGAGGTTGCGTGCAAAGCTGTAATGACGCAGATGGCTGCAATAAAGGTGCTCAAGAGAAATTTAACTCATGGACAATATTATTATCTATGTTTCTCGCAAAAAGTCTCTCCATTATGTTATAA
- the LOC140442924 gene encoding uncharacterized protein — protein MLSKAAPKIEHMKMTIYNTIFFGVWPLVFAEKPLYRRIYNIYSWFIFLIAFLYVTTEYIELYLMIKKNLDMINFTKSAVLASTYTMGLMRVQAVSTSSAQELIKRIQVRERQIFESEDEGITKIYKERSRINNKFNFYYMMVNYWDTIVYLYIIFPLFYPYQEIYDPVTNQTKLHKDLPIDSWVPFDIDEDYYKALLWEDIAATCCAVYNYGTDIFFFSFISYVMGQLDILNYIILNFENYKEKIKNQLECDNEKAEFVTMQLCIKEHQKLMGFINDYNNAMRSVMLRDFLQSSLQIALLCLYVLFEVDMLAMTAGVGFGFILLCRLGVYYWYANEVMMKSFDLVDAIYTVLWYEKSPRTKSLVNIFMLKCNQRAGLQIGTLTVMSWNIFFGILKSAYSFMTFVWQK, from the exons GCAGCGCCAAAAATTGAACACATGAAGATGACTATTTACAACACAATATTCTTTGGTGTGTGGCCATTGGTGTTTGCCGAGAAACCTCTCTACAGAAGAATTTACAACATCTACTCTTGGTTTATATTTTTAATAGCGTTTCTTTACGTCACCACGGAATACATCGAGTTATATCtcatgataaaaaaaaatttggacaTGATTAACTTTACCAAATCAGCTGTACTAGCTTCGACTTACACAATGGGGCTCATGCGAGTCCAGGCTGTGAGTACTTCGAGCGCTCAGGAGTTAATAAAGAGAATTCAAGTACGAGAACGACAGATATTTGAGTCTGAGGATGAAGGAATCACTAAAATTTATAAAGAGCGTTCCAGGATTAATAAcaagtttaatttttactatatgATGGTTAACTATTGGG ATACCATTGTCTACTTGTATATAATATTTCCTCTGTTTTACCCATACCAAGAAATCTACGATCCTGTCACAAACCAAACCAAACTACACAAAGATTTGCCAATAGACTCGTGGGTACCATTTGACATCGATGAAGATTATTACAAGGCACTCTTATGGGAAGATATCGCTGCCACGTGTTGTGCAGTCTACAATTATGGAACCGATATCTTCTTTTTCAGCTTTATTAGTTATGTTATGGGACAACTGGACatccttaattatattattttaaattttgagaattataaggagaaaattaagaatcAACTTGAATGTGATAACGAAAAAGCTGAGTTTGTGACTATGCAGCTTTGTATAAAAGAACATCAAAAGTTAATGGG ttttattaacgATTATAATAATGCTATGAGGAGTGTTATGTTAAGAGATTTTCTACAGAGTTCTTTGCAGATAGCATTGCTGTGTCTTTACGTATTG TTTGAGGTAGACATGCTAGCCATGACAGCAGGAGTAGGATTTGGATTTATTCTTCTATGCAGATTGGGAGTTTACTACTGGTACGCTAACGAAGTAATGATGAAG AGCTTCGACTTGGTAGATGCAATATATACAGTGCTGTGGTATGAAAAATCACCAAGAACAAAGTCACTAGTGAATATTTTCATGCTTAAATGTAATCAAAGAGCTGGGCTGCAGATAGGAACGTTGACGGTGATGTCTTGGAACATATTTTTTGGA ATACTGAAATCAGCGTATTCGTTTATGACGTTTGTATGGCAAAAATAG
- the mRpS24 gene encoding small ribosomal subunit protein uS3m: protein MSLIRNVLLQHLKIQQNVSRCIQTSAVCHKTQSGKYRITSRRDFPLTYEMANPPWQIAHRKSWNSWNTSNVDGGLRPSETAVEDVFIRKFMVGTWQGLFGSEVIIKRQHNIIRIAGIISRAITPRKMYFLIGYTEELLSFWLQCPVKLELQTVADKKDVVFKYI, encoded by the exons ATGAGTTTAATAAGAAAC gtattgttacaacatttaaaaattcaacaaaatgtaTCTCGTTGTATACAGACCAGTGCAGTTTGCCACAAAACCCAGTCAGGAAAATACAGGATCACATCGAGAAGAGATTTTCCGCTAACGTACGAAATGGCTAATCCTCCCTGGCAAATAGCTCACAGAAAATCTTGGAATTCATGGAATACTT CAAATGTTGATGGTGGACTTAGACCTTCAGAAACAGCTGTAGAGGATGTATTTATAAGAAAGTTTATGGTAGGAACCTGGCAAGGACTCTTTGGCAGTGAAGTTATCATCAAAAGACAACATAACATTATTAGAATAGCAGGCATAATATCGAGAGCAATCACACcaagaaaaatgtattttttaataggTTATACCGAAGAATTGCTCAGTTTTTGGCTGCAGTGTCCAGTGAAACTAGAATTACAGACAGTGGCTGATAAGAAGGatgttgtttttaaatatatttaa